The genome window CCTGGGGCCCGTGGCACATGGCGCAGTTCACGCGATAGAGCTCCGCGCCCTTCGCGTTCGTGGCCGCGCCTGCGGGCAGCGGGTTCTTGAAGGCCTTTGCCGCTTCCAGCTGGTCGGCGGGGATCACATGCATCTGGGGTCCGGTGATCGGGACGGCGCCTGCTGGCACATCCAAGCGGGGCGGCTCGCCGATCTTCGTGGACTGGTTGTAGTGCATCTCAGGGAAAATGTCCACCTGGTACGTGCCCTTAGTGCAGCCTGCCGCCAGCAGGCCGGCAGCAAGAGCCAGGCAGACGATGGCTATGCCTCGCCTGCCCATGGATCTCTTCCCCTGTCTCTTTGCTATCTTCATGTCCCTACGTTCCCGGGTTCCTGGTTCCTTGTTCTGCTCTACCCTATTTCTGGTGCTTCACATCAACCGCGCCCGATTGCCGCATCACCATCTCTGCGGCGTTGATGCGGTCCTCGGGGCAATTCAGGTCAATGCCCACATAGCCCTCGGTGATGCGCTCATCGTAGAGGCCCATCAGCGGCCTCGGCAGGCGCGATTCAAAAATCACGCCGATGATGGTCATGAGGATCGCGCCCAACATCGTGCCCTCGTAGACGATCACCGCCATCGCCGGGACTGCGATGATGGGCTTGCCGCCCGTCACCAGGGGGTTCGCCACGGACGTCCCGGCCGTGACCAGGATCGCCACGGTGAAGCCCACGATGGCGCCGAAGAACGGGAAGGCGTAGAGCCGGTGCTTCGGCATCCACTCCCCGAAGGCTCCCTCCGGGTATGGGCTGCCCGTCAGGACCGTCCAGTCCTTATTGGTGAAGCCGGCCTCATTCAGCCGGTCCACCGCCATGACTGCGTTGTCCGCCGTCTTGAATACCCCGAGCACTTGTTTCTTTGCCATATGGCGCGCTTCCCCCTTCCGGGATTACTCCTCGCGCATCGTCGCGGGAATCGTAGCCTTGCCGATCTTGAACTCGTCTTTCAGAATCTCGCCCTCTTTGACGTCATAGAGGGGGATGAGCGGGACAACCTTGGAGATGAGCAGGATGTTCATCGAAACGAAGGCGAAGGAGCCGATGACCATCAAGACCTCGATGATGCTGGGGTGGTACGTGCTCCAGGAGAAGGAGAGGCCCTGC of Chloroflexota bacterium contains these proteins:
- a CDS encoding cytochrome c, with amino-acid sequence MKIAKRQGKRSMGRRGIAIVCLALAAGLLAAGCTKGTYQVDIFPEMHYNQSTKIGEPPRLDVPAGAVPITGPQMHVIPADQLEAAKAFKNPLPAGAATNAKGAELYRVNCAMCHGPQAKGDGAVGKILVRDGYLAPPNLTAAVTQNKTDGELFTVLTNGVNVMPKFGYLLTDEERWAVIAYLRALPR
- a CDS encoding DUF3341 domain-containing protein, producing the protein MAKKQVLGVFKTADNAVMAVDRLNEAGFTNKDWTVLTGSPYPEGAFGEWMPKHRLYAFPFFGAIVGFTVAILVTAGTSVANPLVTGGKPIIAVPAMAVIVYEGTMLGAILMTIIGVIFESRLPRPLMGLYDERITEGYVGIDLNCPEDRINAAEMVMRQSGAVDVKHQK